The following are from one region of the Microbacterium paraoxydans genome:
- a CDS encoding hydroxyacid dehydrogenase, giving the protein MTPRPVVLAALSREAWDLVFDDARRARLQTLAAPGDPVHAPALDAPTLDDRLAAVEVLVTGWGAPVLDAPLLDRLPRLRAVFHAAGSVRGLVSEAFWERDILLTSAAEANAAPVAEYTLAMILLAGKRALLPLRADDAQHDLRVGPRVGGRIGNLDRTVGIVGFSRIGRRVVDLLRPFPGLEVLVADPYADPEEVAAAGARLVPLDALLPAVDLLSLHAPALPATRGMIGRAQLAALRDGATVLNTARGALLDHEALLAECAAGRLDAILDVTDPEPLPPDHPLLHLPNVAVTPHLAGSLGTEAHRLADAALDELEAWVTGLPPRHPVHRADLAHSA; this is encoded by the coding sequence ATGACCCCTCGACCAGTCGTCCTCGCCGCTCTCTCGAGGGAGGCGTGGGACCTCGTGTTCGACGATGCGCGGCGCGCCCGCCTGCAGACCCTCGCCGCGCCCGGCGATCCGGTGCACGCCCCCGCTCTCGACGCCCCGACGCTGGACGATCGCCTCGCCGCCGTGGAGGTCCTGGTGACGGGGTGGGGCGCTCCGGTCCTGGACGCACCTCTGCTCGATCGGCTCCCCCGGCTGCGCGCGGTGTTCCACGCGGCGGGAAGCGTGCGCGGCCTCGTGTCCGAGGCGTTCTGGGAGCGCGACATCCTGCTCACCTCGGCCGCCGAGGCCAACGCGGCCCCGGTCGCGGAGTACACGCTCGCGATGATCCTGCTCGCCGGCAAGCGCGCCCTCCTCCCGCTCCGTGCGGACGACGCGCAGCACGACCTGCGCGTCGGGCCTCGCGTCGGGGGCCGTATCGGCAACCTCGACCGCACGGTCGGCATCGTCGGGTTCTCCCGCATCGGCCGCCGCGTCGTCGACCTGCTGCGACCCTTCCCCGGCCTTGAGGTGCTCGTCGCCGACCCGTACGCGGATCCCGAGGAGGTGGCCGCGGCCGGTGCCCGGCTCGTCCCGCTCGACGCCCTGCTCCCCGCCGTCGATCTGCTCTCCCTGCACGCACCCGCCCTGCCCGCGACGCGGGGGATGATCGGCCGCGCGCAGCTCGCGGCCCTGCGCGACGGCGCTACGGTGCTCAACACCGCGCGGGGCGCCCTCCTCGATCACGAGGCGCTTCTCGCGGAGTGCGCCGCCGGTCGCCTCGACGCGATCCTCGACGTCACGGACCCGGAGCCGCTTCCGCCCGACCACCCGCTGCTGCACCTGCCGAACGTCGCGGTCACCCCGCACCTCGCCGGCTCCCTCGGCACCGAGGCGCACCGGCTGGCCGACGCCGCCCTCGACGAGCTGGAGGCGTGGGTGACCGGCCTTCCGCCGCGGCACCCCGTGCACCGCGCCGACCTCGCGCACAGCGCATGA
- a CDS encoding DUF2264 domain-containing protein encodes MTLLALPPDDRALSPYTGWTRAHLMTVADAILDGAARHASPAGAGIRYPGAPGGFGSAVDALEGFSRTFLLAAFRIAGDPLGTESLADRYARGLAAGADPDGAERWPRPDEVDQAKVEAAALAVGLHLTRDTVWARLDDTARTHTVDYLATFVGGSYPPNNWAWFRVLVEQFLESVGGPTSAADRAADLALLDGFERAGGWSADGAARSFDHYAGWALSFYPLLWADMVGGEPRHTGRVARYRRRLDAFLDDALHLVGADGGPLLQGRSLTYRFATAAAAGVAAFSGTSRHHPGLLRRAVSGQVRHFADRGAPDATGVLPLGWHGPWRPLAQDYSGPGSPYWAAKGLLPLALPAAHPFWTAVEQPLPIDRGPFARVLLAPGWLATGTADGIVRVVNHGTDHRTPGAFKPDAPLYAKLGYSTATAPVLAGPGVRDGLDGTVAVVRGGRASHRSGFLTGMLRETDGTAFGGSSGPVHWHDGVRSEFDVGGGGAAAETTIGPVVDVVSVVRGPWEVRLVRVRSGARTEGAIHDGDVLRIGGWALSAPIVVETGPAAVAALTPGGETQSRVVGLHGLDDATAGVRRERDVTPLGPETATPWLSAAVRPDAWIAAGVLLGSSPGAPRLDLRQDDVTVSWPDGAATTLHPEEFLPRG; translated from the coding sequence ATGACCCTCCTCGCGCTGCCTCCGGACGACCGCGCGCTCTCCCCGTACACGGGATGGACGCGCGCGCACCTGATGACGGTGGCCGATGCGATCCTCGACGGGGCCGCCCGACATGCGAGCCCGGCGGGTGCGGGCATCCGCTACCCCGGCGCCCCCGGTGGCTTCGGCTCCGCGGTCGATGCGCTCGAGGGATTCAGCCGCACGTTCCTGTTGGCCGCGTTCCGCATCGCCGGCGACCCGCTCGGCACGGAGTCGCTGGCCGACCGGTACGCCCGGGGCCTCGCTGCGGGTGCCGACCCCGACGGTGCCGAACGGTGGCCGCGCCCTGATGAGGTCGACCAGGCGAAGGTCGAGGCGGCGGCGCTCGCGGTGGGCCTGCACCTCACGCGCGACACGGTGTGGGCGCGCCTCGACGACACGGCGCGGACCCACACCGTGGACTACCTCGCGACATTCGTCGGCGGCAGCTACCCGCCGAACAACTGGGCGTGGTTCCGGGTGCTCGTCGAGCAGTTCCTGGAGAGCGTCGGCGGGCCGACTTCCGCTGCGGACCGCGCCGCCGACCTCGCACTCCTCGACGGCTTCGAACGCGCGGGCGGCTGGAGCGCGGACGGTGCCGCCCGGTCGTTCGACCACTACGCCGGCTGGGCGCTGTCCTTCTATCCGCTGCTCTGGGCGGACATGGTCGGCGGGGAGCCGCGGCACACGGGCCGGGTCGCCCGGTACCGCCGCCGGCTCGACGCGTTCCTCGACGACGCGCTGCACCTCGTCGGCGCCGACGGCGGACCGCTCCTTCAGGGGCGCAGCCTCACCTACCGCTTCGCCACGGCGGCCGCGGCCGGGGTGGCCGCGTTCAGCGGCACGTCCCGGCACCACCCCGGCCTGCTGCGCCGCGCGGTGAGCGGGCAGGTGCGGCACTTCGCCGACCGGGGCGCGCCGGACGCGACCGGAGTTCTCCCTCTCGGCTGGCACGGACCCTGGCGCCCGCTCGCCCAGGACTACTCCGGCCCCGGCTCCCCGTACTGGGCGGCGAAGGGCCTTCTGCCCCTCGCGCTTCCCGCCGCGCATCCGTTCTGGACCGCCGTCGAGCAGCCCCTGCCGATCGATCGGGGTCCGTTCGCCCGTGTCCTCCTCGCCCCGGGATGGCTGGCGACGGGCACCGCGGACGGCATCGTGCGGGTGGTCAACCACGGCACCGACCACCGCACGCCCGGCGCCTTCAAGCCGGATGCGCCGCTGTACGCGAAGCTCGGCTACTCCACCGCGACCGCCCCGGTACTCGCGGGGCCCGGTGTGCGAGACGGGTTGGACGGCACGGTCGCCGTGGTGCGCGGGGGCCGAGCGAGCCACCGCTCGGGCTTCCTGACGGGAATGCTGAGGGAGACGGACGGCACGGCGTTCGGCGGTTCCTCCGGCCCCGTGCACTGGCACGACGGCGTCCGCTCGGAGTTCGACGTCGGCGGAGGCGGCGCGGCCGCCGAGACGACGATCGGCCCCGTGGTCGATGTGGTGTCGGTGGTACGCGGACCGTGGGAGGTGCGGCTCGTGCGGGTCCGGTCGGGCGCGAGGACGGAGGGGGCGATCCACGACGGCGACGTCCTCCGCATCGGCGGGTGGGCGCTATCCGCCCCCATCGTCGTCGAGACCGGCCCCGCGGCCGTCGCCGCCCTCACTCCCGGCGGGGAGACGCAGAGCCGGGTGGTCGGCCTCCACGGCCTCGACGACGCGACCGCAGGCGTCCGGCGGGAGCGGGACGTGACGCCGCTCGGCCCGGAGACCGCCACCCCGTGGCTCTCCGCGGCGGTGCGGCCCGACGCCTGGATCGCGGCGGGCGTGCTGCTCGGGAGTTCGCCCGGGGCTCCCCGGCTCGATCTGCGGCAGGACGATGTGACGGTGTCGTGGCCGGACGGCGCCGCGACGACCCTTCACCCCGAGGAGTTCCTGCCCCGCGGTTGA